The Choristoneura fumiferana chromosome 11, NRCan_CFum_1, whole genome shotgun sequence genome includes a region encoding these proteins:
- the LOC141433038 gene encoding atlastin-like, with translation MAAASESLASGRGIQVVSPSPDHSFHLDLEALSALLLREDLKDRAVVVVSVAGAFRKGKSFLLDFFLRYLHHTYILEGSGDWLGSEDEPLRGFSWRGGSKRDTTGLLLWSQPFKATLSNGEKVVILLMDTQGTFDSMSTVHDNVTVFALSTMLSSVQIYNLSQNIEEDDLQQLQLFTEYGRLAARGGGGKPFQKLQMLVRDWSFTSDYAYGAEGGRQLLEKWLEIPEGQHEDLQAVRRDITSCFEELACFLMPHPGLIVARNPKFDGKISDIDPEFKKSLRELVPMLLAPQNLVPKRIQGAAVRARDLLLYFKAYLGVFNGTELPQPKTILQATAEANNLSAVAEARATYDAQMEEASGGAQPYMTPAQLDKEHRRARDKALEAFRSRRKLGGQELASSYETQLIKELDEEYKEFSAHNESKKPRMTGTPVVFAGVALLGWLLSSLGGAVMWPLGLVGTAVALLALGVLALWAYNRVTGNMSNVANQLDKITGVLWKLGLRLLWNSVGNQAVAAAIGVDHMKPS, from the exons ATGGCCG CTGCTAGCGAATCCCTAGCGTCTGGGCGCGGCATCCAGGTGGTGTCTCCGAGTCCTGACCACTCGTTCCACCTAGACTTGGAGGCGCTGTCGGCACTGCTGCTGCGCGAAGATCTTAAGGACCGCGCCGTGGTGGTGGTCTCCGTGGCTGGAGCCTTCAGGAAGGGCAAGAGCTTCCTGCTTGACTTCTTTCTGCGCTACTTGCATCACACG TATATTCTAGAGGGAAGTGGCGATTGGCTGGGGTCCGAGGATGAGCCACTGCGGGGCTTCAGCTGGCGCGGGGGATCCAAGCGCGACACCACCGGCCTGCTGCTCTGGTCGCAGCCCTTTAAAGCAACCCTCAGCAATGGCGAGAAG GTGGTGATTCTGCTGATGGACACCCAGGGCACCTTCGACAGCATGTCAACGGTGCACGACAACGTCACCGTGTTCGCGCTGTCCACCATGCTTTCTTCCGTCCAGATCTACAACCTGTCGCAAAACATTGAAGAAGATGATCTTCAGCAATTACAG CTGTTCACGGAGTACGGGCGCCTGGCGgcgcggggcggcggcggcaaGCCGTTTCAGAAGCTGCAGATGCTGGTGCGGGATTGGAGCTTTACGTCCGATTACGCGTACGGCGCCGAAGGCGGGCGGCAGCTGCTGGAAAAATGGCTGGAG ATACCAGAAGGCCAGCACGAGGATCTGCAGGCGGTGCGTCGGGATATAACCTCCTGCTTCGAAGAGCTGGCCTGCTTCCTCATGCCGCACCCTGGGCTGATCGTAGCTAGGAATCCCAAATTCGACGGAAAAATTTCAG ATATAGACCCAGAATTTAAGAAGTCCCTCCGTGAGCTGGTGCCGATGCTCCTGGCTCCGCAGAATCTGGTGCCCAAGCGCATCCAGGGGGCGGCGGTGCGCGCGCGGGACCTGCTGCTCTACTTCAAAGCCTACCTCGGCGTCTTCAATGGCACCGAACTGCCCCAGCCCAAGACCATACTTCAA GCCACAGCCGAAGCCAACAACCTGTCGGCCGTGGCCGAAGCGCGCGCGACGTACGACGCGCAGATGGAGGAagcgagcggcggcgcgcagccCTACATGACGCCCGCGCAGCTGGATAAGGAGCACCGCCGCGCGCGCGACAAGGCGCTGGAAGCGTTCCGCTCCAGGCGGAAGTTAGGCGGCCAAGAGCTGGCCAGCAGTTACGAAACACAGCTGATCAag GAACTAGACGAAGAATACAAGGAGTTCTCAGCCCACAACGAGTCCAAGAAGCCCCGTATGACGGGCACCCCGGTGGTCTTCGCGGGCGTGGCGCTGCTGGGCTGGCTGCTGAGCTCGCTGGGGGGCGCCGTGATGTGGCCGCTGGGCCTCGTGGGGACCGCCGTGGCGCTGCTGGCTCTGGGGGTGCTCGCCTTGTGGGCTTATAACAG AGTAACCGGCAACATGAGTAACGTGGCAAATCAGCTGGATAAAATAACTGGCGTGTTATGGAAGCTC GGTCTTCGCCTGCTGTGGAACTCCGTGGGAAATCAGGCCGTAGCCGCCGCCATCGGGGTGGACCACATGAAGCCATCCTAA